From Actinomyces sp. oral taxon 171 str. F0337, one genomic window encodes:
- a CDS encoding fumarate reductase/succinate dehydrogenase flavoprotein subunit, with product MTELIDGLYYEGEKIADTKAPHSVPIDRRWEQRKFEAKLVNPANRRKLDIIVVGSGLAGGAAAASLGEQGYNVKVFFYQDSARRAHSIAAQGGINAAKNYRNDGDSTYRLFYDTVKGGDYRAREDNVYRLAEVSANIIDQCVAQGVPFAREYGGLLDNRSFGGVQVSRTFYARGQTGQQLLIGAYQALERQVHAGTVKEFRRHEMVELIIVDGRARGIVTRDMVSGKIETHLADAVVLASGGYGNVFFLSTNAMGCNATAVWRAHRKGAYFANPCYTQIHPTCIPQSGDFQSKLTLMSESLRNDGRIWVPKKAEDCDKDPRDIPEEARDYYLERIYPAFGNLVPRDIASRQAKNMCDEGRGVGPAIKERDANGNERMMRRGVYLDFSEAIDRLGKDAVSARYGNLFEMYQRITGDDPYEVPMRIYPAVHYTMGGLWVDYDLESNVPGLYIAGEANFSDHGANRLGASALMQGLADGYFVLPDTMNDYLADMLRLGKVDPNAPEIAEAQRSVEERVARLMALRGTRSVDDFHMALGRIMWEYCGMERRDAGLRDAIEQIRALKEEFWRDARITGQADELNQALEKAGRLLDFFELAELMCIDALHRRESCGGHFRAESQTPEGEALRHDDEFLYVAAWEWGGENQPPILHKEDLVYKDIELKQRSYK from the coding sequence ATGACTGAACTCATCGACGGCCTGTACTACGAGGGCGAGAAGATCGCCGACACCAAGGCCCCCCACTCCGTCCCGATCGACAGGCGCTGGGAGCAGCGCAAGTTCGAGGCCAAGCTGGTCAACCCCGCCAACCGCCGCAAGCTGGACATCATTGTCGTCGGCTCCGGCCTGGCGGGCGGCGCCGCGGCCGCCTCCCTGGGAGAGCAGGGCTACAACGTCAAGGTGTTCTTCTACCAGGACTCGGCTCGCCGGGCGCACTCCATCGCCGCCCAGGGCGGTATCAACGCCGCGAAGAACTACCGCAACGACGGAGACTCCACCTACCGGCTCTTCTACGACACGGTCAAGGGCGGCGACTACCGCGCCCGTGAGGACAACGTCTACCGCCTGGCGGAGGTCTCGGCCAACATCATCGACCAGTGCGTGGCCCAGGGCGTCCCCTTCGCCCGTGAGTACGGCGGCCTGCTGGACAACCGCTCCTTCGGTGGCGTGCAGGTCTCCCGCACCTTCTACGCCCGCGGACAGACCGGCCAGCAGCTCCTCATCGGCGCCTACCAGGCCCTTGAGCGCCAGGTACACGCCGGGACGGTCAAGGAGTTCCGTCGCCACGAGATGGTCGAGCTCATCATCGTCGACGGCCGTGCCCGCGGCATCGTCACCCGTGACATGGTCTCCGGGAAGATCGAGACCCACCTGGCCGACGCCGTCGTGCTGGCCAGCGGCGGCTACGGCAACGTGTTCTTCCTTTCCACCAACGCGATGGGATGCAACGCCACCGCCGTGTGGCGCGCGCACCGCAAGGGCGCCTACTTCGCCAACCCCTGCTACACGCAGATCCACCCCACCTGCATCCCGCAGTCCGGTGACTTCCAGTCCAAGCTCACCCTCATGAGTGAGTCGCTGCGCAACGACGGACGCATCTGGGTGCCCAAGAAGGCCGAGGACTGCGACAAGGACCCTCGTGACATCCCCGAGGAGGCGCGCGACTACTACCTCGAGCGCATCTACCCGGCCTTTGGGAACCTCGTGCCGCGTGACATCGCCTCCCGTCAGGCCAAGAACATGTGCGACGAGGGCCGCGGCGTGGGACCGGCCATCAAGGAGCGCGACGCCAACGGCAACGAGCGGATGATGCGTCGCGGCGTCTACCTGGACTTCTCCGAGGCCATCGACCGCCTGGGCAAGGACGCCGTCTCCGCCCGCTACGGCAACCTGTTCGAGATGTACCAGCGCATCACCGGGGACGACCCCTACGAGGTCCCCATGCGCATCTACCCCGCCGTGCACTACACGATGGGCGGCCTGTGGGTGGACTACGACCTGGAGTCCAACGTCCCGGGCCTCTACATCGCCGGAGAGGCCAACTTCTCCGACCACGGCGCCAACCGCCTGGGCGCCTCCGCCCTCATGCAGGGGCTGGCCGACGGCTACTTCGTCCTGCCCGACACCATGAACGACTACCTGGCGGACATGCTGCGCCTGGGCAAGGTCGACCCCAACGCCCCGGAGATCGCCGAGGCCCAACGCTCCGTCGAGGAGCGCGTCGCCCGCCTCATGGCCCTGCGCGGCACCCGCAGCGTGGACGACTTCCACATGGCCCTGGGCCGCATCATGTGGGAGTACTGCGGAATGGAACGGCGTGATGCCGGACTGCGCGACGCCATCGAGCAGATCCGGGCCCTCAAGGAGGAGTTCTGGCGCGACGCCCGCATCACGGGCCAGGCCGATGAGCTCAACCAGGCCCTGGAGAAGGCCGGCCGACTGCTGGACTTCTTCGAGCTGGCCGAGCTCATGTGCATCGACGCCCTGCACCGGCGTGAGTCCTGCGGTGGCCACTTCCGGGCGGAGTCTCAGACTCCCGAGGGTGAGGCCCTGCGGCACGATGACGAGTTCCTCTACGTCGCCGCCTGGGAGTGGGGCGGGGAGAACCAGCCGCCGATCCTCCACAAGGAGGACCTCGTCTACAAGGACATCGAGCTCAAGCAGCGGAGTTACAAGTGA
- a CDS encoding succinate dehydrogenase cytochrome b subunit: MKRMMAISGLVFLFFVLFHAYGNLHYFEGEVAYDHYAVFLRALLVPIMPYGGVLWILRLALMACLLAHAGSAFHLWARNKRARGNDKYAVKKPGAEYFASRYAMRTMRWGGVILLLFIIWHLLQYTTLSLTPGGKYVHGRAYLNMYYGFQLWWVWLIYAVALAALCLHVWHGVWSALQTLGAVRGSTIPFIRLIAFVLAFALFAAFMAVPTAILFGYVDAPMATADYYPQFCDAIGSSAEHFAECAAATH, encoded by the coding sequence ATGAAGCGCATGATGGCGATCTCGGGGCTGGTGTTCCTGTTCTTCGTCCTCTTCCACGCCTACGGCAACCTCCACTACTTCGAGGGTGAGGTTGCTTACGACCACTATGCCGTGTTCCTGCGAGCGCTGCTGGTGCCGATCATGCCTTACGGCGGTGTCCTGTGGATCCTCCGCCTTGCTCTCATGGCCTGCCTCCTGGCTCACGCCGGCAGCGCCTTCCACCTGTGGGCGCGCAACAAGCGGGCCCGCGGCAACGACAAGTACGCCGTCAAGAAGCCCGGCGCCGAGTACTTCGCCTCCCGCTACGCCATGCGCACCATGCGTTGGGGCGGTGTCATCCTCCTGCTGTTCATCATCTGGCACCTCCTGCAGTACACCACCCTGTCACTGACGCCGGGAGGGAAGTACGTGCACGGACGGGCCTACCTCAACATGTACTACGGCTTCCAGCTGTGGTGGGTGTGGCTCATCTACGCGGTCGCGCTGGCCGCCCTGTGCCTGCACGTGTGGCACGGCGTGTGGTCCGCCCTGCAGACACTGGGTGCGGTGCGAGGAAGCACCATCCCCTTCATCCGGCTGATCGCCTTCGTGCTGGCCTTCGCGCTGTTCGCCGCCTTCATGGCTGTTCCGACGGCGATCCTCTTCGGCTATGTCGATGCCCCCATGGCCACCGCCGACTACTACCCGCAGTTCTGTGACGCGATCGGCTCCTCCGCCGAGCACTTCGCCGAGTGTGCTGCGGCGACCCACTGA
- the glmS gene encoding glutamine--fructose-6-phosphate transaminase (isomerizing), with product MCGIVGHVGPLTETGSSRSLTVLMDGLGRLEYRGYDSAGVALVGPSGLDVVKEAGKLSGLRELLEATPPAPATAGIGHTRWATHGGPTTVNAHPHRAGHLAVVHNGIIENFRPLREEVEAAGRELLSDTDTEVVAHVLDIDFTERLRQDPAAASDSAKVAEILVASMRAVTARLEGTFALLAVTDLAPAAIVAARRSSPLVIGLGEGENFLGSDVAAFVAFTKKAAEVDDDQVLLLTADAVHVWDKDGHDVEPKTWEVTWDASAAVKGGYDTFMDKEIHEQPTAVADTLRGRVDERGELQLDEMRIDPAVLRSVDKIIVIACGTAAYAGHVAKYAIEHWCRIPVEVELAHEFRYRDPVVSEKTLTVAISQSGETMDTIQAVRHAREQGSKVLAIVNTYGSTIAREADAVLYTHAGPEVAVASTKAFLAQITACYLLGLYLAQLRGNKWPDEVAEYLDNLAAMPDRIQHVLDHQEAGVRDLGAELADKSSFLFLGRHVGFPVALEGALKLKELAYVHAEGFAAGELKHGPIALIEEGLPVFVIVPTPRRPVLHDKVISNIQEIRARGARTIVIAEEGDADVEPFADHIIRVPATPTILWPLLTVVPLQVFAAALAGAKGLDIDQPRNLAKSVTVE from the coding sequence ATGTGTGGAATCGTCGGCCACGTCGGCCCTTTGACTGAAACTGGTTCTTCCCGTTCCCTCACTGTTCTCATGGACGGCCTCGGTCGCTTGGAGTACCGCGGCTATGACTCCGCGGGCGTCGCCCTGGTGGGCCCCTCGGGACTGGACGTCGTCAAGGAGGCCGGTAAGCTCTCCGGCCTGCGCGAGCTGCTGGAGGCGACCCCGCCGGCCCCTGCCACCGCAGGTATCGGTCACACCCGTTGGGCCACTCACGGCGGCCCGACGACGGTCAACGCCCACCCGCACCGCGCCGGCCACCTCGCCGTGGTCCACAACGGCATCATCGAGAACTTCCGCCCGCTGCGCGAGGAGGTCGAGGCCGCTGGGCGCGAGCTCCTCTCCGACACCGACACCGAGGTCGTCGCCCACGTCCTGGACATCGACTTCACCGAGCGCCTGCGCCAGGACCCGGCCGCCGCCTCCGACTCGGCCAAGGTCGCCGAGATCCTGGTCGCCTCGATGCGGGCCGTCACTGCTCGCCTCGAAGGAACCTTCGCACTCCTGGCCGTCACCGACCTGGCCCCCGCGGCCATCGTCGCGGCCCGCCGCTCCAGCCCGCTGGTCATCGGGCTGGGCGAGGGCGAGAACTTCCTGGGCAGCGACGTCGCGGCTTTCGTCGCCTTCACCAAGAAGGCCGCCGAGGTCGACGACGACCAGGTCCTTCTCCTGACCGCCGATGCCGTCCACGTCTGGGACAAGGACGGTCACGACGTCGAGCCCAAGACCTGGGAGGTCACCTGGGACGCCTCGGCCGCCGTCAAGGGCGGCTACGACACCTTCATGGACAAGGAGATCCACGAGCAGCCCACCGCCGTGGCCGACACCCTGCGCGGCCGCGTTGACGAGCGCGGTGAGCTCCAGCTCGACGAGATGCGTATCGACCCTGCCGTCCTGCGCAGCGTCGACAAGATCATTGTCATCGCCTGCGGCACCGCCGCCTACGCCGGGCACGTCGCCAAGTACGCCATCGAGCACTGGTGCCGCATCCCCGTGGAGGTCGAGCTCGCCCACGAGTTCCGTTACCGCGACCCGGTTGTCAGCGAGAAGACCCTCACCGTCGCCATCTCCCAGTCCGGCGAGACCATGGACACCATCCAGGCCGTGCGCCACGCCCGCGAGCAGGGCAGCAAGGTCCTGGCCATCGTCAACACCTACGGCTCGACGATTGCCCGCGAGGCCGACGCCGTCCTCTACACCCACGCCGGCCCCGAGGTGGCCGTGGCCTCCACCAAGGCCTTCCTCGCCCAGATCACCGCCTGCTACCTGCTGGGCCTCTACCTGGCCCAGCTGCGCGGCAACAAGTGGCCCGACGAGGTCGCCGAGTACCTGGACAACCTCGCCGCCATGCCGGACCGCATCCAGCACGTCCTGGACCACCAGGAGGCCGGGGTGCGTGACCTGGGCGCTGAGCTGGCGGACAAGTCCTCCTTCCTGTTCCTGGGCCGCCACGTCGGCTTCCCTGTGGCACTGGAGGGCGCGCTCAAGCTCAAGGAGCTCGCCTACGTCCACGCTGAGGGCTTCGCTGCCGGTGAGCTCAAGCACGGCCCGATCGCGCTCATCGAGGAGGGTCTGCCGGTTTTCGTCATTGTGCCCACTCCGCGCCGCCCCGTCCTGCACGACAAGGTCATCTCCAACATCCAGGAGATCCGGGCCCGCGGCGCGCGCACCATCGTCATCGCGGAGGAGGGGGATGCCGACGTCGAGCCCTTCGCCGACCACATCATCCGGGTACCCGCCACCCCCACGATCCTGTGGCCGCTGCTCACTGTGGTCCCGCTGCAGGTCTTTGCCGCCGCCCTGGCCGGGGCCAAGGGCCTGGACATCGACCAGCCCCGCAACCTGGCCAAGTCCGTGACTGTCGAGTAG
- a CDS encoding GNAT family N-acetyltransferase, with amino-acid sequence MPEVTGLGWAPRVREMAVEDLEAVARLEGELFGAEAWSRDLLAAELKASHGPRADRRYVVVESDAADRDGGGGLDGPRLLGYAGLYHAGGLSGADLLTIATIPSARGRGIASVMLIELVSTAREVGCPDVLLEVRQSNGAAQRLYARHGFVPIGRRRRYYQAPPEDAVVMRLTLRPRPGPVGAEAGESNPI; translated from the coding sequence ATGCCCGAGGTGACGGGACTGGGCTGGGCTCCCAGGGTGCGGGAGATGGCGGTGGAGGACCTGGAGGCCGTCGCCCGCCTCGAGGGTGAGCTGTTCGGGGCCGAGGCCTGGAGCCGTGACCTGCTGGCCGCCGAGCTGAAGGCCTCCCACGGGCCCCGGGCGGACCGCCGCTACGTCGTCGTCGAGTCCGATGCTGCGGATCGTGACGGCGGGGGCGGACTGGACGGGCCGCGGCTCCTGGGCTACGCCGGTCTCTACCACGCCGGCGGCCTGTCCGGCGCGGACTTGCTGACCATCGCCACCATCCCGTCCGCGCGCGGACGAGGGATCGCCTCTGTCATGCTCATCGAGCTCGTCTCCACCGCCCGAGAGGTGGGCTGTCCCGATGTCCTGCTGGAGGTGCGTCAGTCCAACGGAGCAGCCCAGCGGCTCTACGCCAGGCATGGGTTCGTCCCCATCGGCCGGCGCCGTCGCTATTACCAGGCGCCGCCTGAGGACGCCGTGGTCATGCGGTTGACACTGCGCCCGCGCCCAGGACCGGTGGGGGCCGAGGCCGGTGAGTCGAACCCGATCTGA
- a CDS encoding bifunctional ADP-dependent NAD(P)H-hydrate dehydratase/NAD(P)H-hydrate epimerase, with the protein MSDLNDLPRSDDVTDPTTCAWPAREIAAAEAPVTAGTDRYMRAAAHAVARAALRELRQGPNAPGSAAAPARPAPNPLSVTSPMGAAATPVSPQSPATPMGGAGDGTGAHAGPGWISGAPVLLLVGGGHNGADTLLAGGLLSHSGCAVSAVLVTEHPHPVALEEARSHGVTVYGAGYRNADGTDRDSVEAMAAVEAFLVHGGLVLDGLTGIGATGPLRPDVAALIAPLIAAGEPGYRPLRVIAVDLPSGTGVDDGTVSGPVLAADRTVTFTCLKGCQCLPPARHLCGVVEVVPLGLPVPTSRPLARRPVDGALGDYLTRAVPEPGPDDHKYTRGVVGLWAGSESYPGAAVLTASGAVRAGAGMVRLAAPRRVEDLVLAARPEVVPTAGHAQALVLGPGIDPADTTRADEVRTVLRSTLAPSDGGRQSPTRVPTVVDAGALSILAELLTEGLSCTPLHVLTPHAGEAAALLTALEDKKTPAETAHGWSRDRVEAHPGLAAREICRLTGATVLLKGATTLIAAQQRPVVSVDGGPGWMATAGSGDVLAGVLGAVLAGAAARWEQGTASAASGPVLDALVDSVVAGVRLHALAGAYAAAIPQGAGGMGAGGHPVAALDIAAALGPARLELNWLQAVPHH; encoded by the coding sequence ATGAGTGACCTCAACGACCTCCCGCGTTCCGACGACGTCACCGACCCCACCACCTGTGCCTGGCCCGCCCGGGAGATAGCGGCCGCGGAGGCCCCTGTCACCGCGGGCACCGACCGGTACATGAGAGCCGCCGCCCACGCGGTGGCCCGGGCGGCGCTGCGCGAGCTGCGCCAAGGCCCCAACGCTCCGGGCTCCGCGGCGGCCCCCGCCAGGCCGGCCCCCAACCCGTTGTCCGTGACGAGCCCCATGGGGGCGGCCGCGACCCCCGTCTCACCGCAGTCCCCGGCGACGCCGATGGGAGGGGCGGGCGATGGGACAGGAGCGCACGCGGGCCCCGGATGGATCTCAGGGGCGCCGGTACTCCTCCTGGTCGGCGGCGGCCACAACGGAGCCGACACCCTCCTGGCGGGAGGTCTGCTCTCACACAGCGGCTGCGCGGTCAGTGCCGTGCTCGTCACCGAGCACCCGCATCCCGTCGCCCTGGAGGAGGCCCGCAGCCATGGCGTCACCGTCTACGGAGCCGGCTACCGCAACGCCGACGGAACCGACCGGGACTCCGTTGAGGCCATGGCCGCCGTCGAGGCATTCCTCGTCCACGGTGGGCTCGTCCTGGACGGACTCACCGGCATCGGCGCCACCGGACCACTGCGACCCGACGTCGCCGCCCTCATCGCCCCGCTCATCGCCGCCGGAGAACCGGGGTACCGTCCGCTGCGCGTCATCGCCGTCGACCTGCCCAGCGGAACCGGTGTCGACGACGGCACGGTGAGCGGTCCGGTCCTGGCCGCCGACCGCACCGTCACCTTCACCTGCCTCAAGGGATGCCAGTGCCTCCCCCCGGCCCGGCACCTGTGCGGCGTCGTCGAGGTCGTTCCCCTCGGGCTGCCCGTGCCCACCAGCCGGCCCCTCGCCCGCCGCCCCGTCGACGGCGCGCTGGGCGACTACCTGACGCGAGCCGTTCCCGAGCCGGGCCCCGACGACCACAAGTACACCCGTGGCGTGGTCGGCCTGTGGGCCGGCAGCGAGTCTTATCCGGGCGCCGCCGTCCTGACCGCCAGCGGCGCGGTGCGAGCCGGTGCCGGCATGGTGCGCCTGGCTGCCCCCAGGCGCGTGGAGGACCTCGTCCTGGCGGCCAGACCCGAGGTCGTCCCCACCGCAGGACATGCTCAGGCGCTCGTCCTGGGGCCGGGCATCGACCCCGCCGACACCACCAGGGCCGATGAGGTGCGGACCGTCCTGCGCTCCACCCTCGCCCCCTCCGACGGAGGCCGGCAGAGCCCCACCCGGGTCCCCACCGTCGTCGACGCCGGTGCCCTGAGCATCCTGGCCGAGCTCCTCACCGAGGGGCTCAGCTGCACACCGCTGCACGTGCTGACCCCGCACGCCGGAGAGGCCGCCGCGCTGCTGACCGCGCTGGAGGACAAGAAGACGCCGGCGGAGACCGCCCACGGATGGAGCCGTGACCGCGTCGAGGCCCACCCGGGGCTCGCCGCCCGCGAGATCTGTCGCCTCACCGGCGCCACCGTCCTGCTCAAAGGAGCCACCACGCTCATCGCCGCACAGCAGCGCCCCGTGGTCAGCGTGGACGGCGGACCCGGCTGGATGGCGACCGCAGGAAGCGGGGACGTGCTCGCCGGGGTCCTCGGAGCAGTCCTGGCCGGTGCCGCAGCCCGCTGGGAGCAGGGGACAGCGTCCGCGGCCTCAGGTCCGGTCTTGGACGCCCTGGTCGACTCGGTGGTCGCCGGAGTCAGGCTGCACGCGCTCGCGGGGGCCTACGCCGCTGCGATCCCGCAGGGCGCCGGGGGCATGGGGGCCGGAGGGCACCCGGTCGCCGCACTCGACATCGCCGCGGCTCTTGGCCCGGCCCGCCTCGAGCTCAACTGGCTCCAGGCAGTGCCCCACCACTGA
- the tsaE gene encoding tRNA (adenosine(37)-N6)-threonylcarbamoyltransferase complex ATPase subunit type 1 TsaE, with product MSAAPHTPETAPGITVATGNADETRALGARLTRLLRAGDLVMLSGGLGAGKTTLAQGIGAALEVRGRVSSPTFIIARVHPALSDGPDLIHVDAYRITSLEEIDALDLDSSLDRAVTLVEWGEEKVEALSPNRLEIQMLRPHGAVRAGHPQADDVPAGVEHAAGSVTGEPVVDLGEVDDGNRTIIMRAVGPRWADVDLSPLAADASSQPGAPL from the coding sequence ATGAGCGCAGCGCCGCACACACCTGAGACCGCCCCTGGGATCACCGTTGCCACCGGCAACGCCGATGAGACCCGGGCACTCGGGGCTCGCCTGACCCGCCTGCTGCGCGCCGGCGACCTCGTGATGCTCTCCGGTGGGCTGGGGGCCGGTAAGACCACGCTCGCTCAGGGTATCGGTGCTGCCCTGGAAGTGCGTGGCCGGGTCTCTTCGCCGACCTTCATCATCGCCCGCGTGCACCCCGCCCTGTCCGACGGCCCCGACCTCATTCACGTCGACGCCTATCGGATCACCTCCCTGGAGGAGATCGACGCCCTCGACCTGGACTCCTCCCTGGACCGCGCCGTCACCCTGGTCGAGTGGGGCGAGGAGAAGGTGGAGGCCCTGAGCCCCAACCGCCTGGAGATCCAGATGCTCCGCCCCCACGGAGCCGTCCGCGCCGGGCACCCGCAGGCCGACGACGTCCCCGCCGGGGTCGAGCACGCTGCCGGCTCGGTGACGGGGGAGCCGGTCGTGGACCTCGGTGAGGTCGACGACGGCAACCGGACGATCATCATGCGCGCCGTCGGTCCGCGCTGGGCCGACGTCGACCTGAGCCCGCTGGCCGCAGACGCCTCCTCCCAGCCTGGAGCACCGCTGTGA
- the tsaB gene encoding tRNA (adenosine(37)-N6)-threonylcarbamoyltransferase complex dimerization subunit type 1 TsaB has protein sequence MRILSIDSSLGTQLAVVDTAPTTDGSFALQVLSQDEQADTRRHAESLGQMLSQALSAPEVAERPLDAVVAATGPAPFTGLRAGLVTAGVIGRTRGVPVHGVSSLDAVARRALDGLEAHERRKDPVVLVATDARRREVYAALFRANGPDDVTRLTEICVCSPAQVVERIAEQAPRQGGGVDTIDVVAGSGAALYPELAETVSCHEALAPVSGDALTQVRIALARLERGEELSTQPLYLRHADVQMPAARKRVR, from the coding sequence GTGCGAATCCTCTCCATCGACTCCTCCCTGGGGACACAGCTCGCGGTCGTCGACACCGCTCCCACGACTGACGGCTCATTCGCTCTGCAGGTGCTGAGCCAGGACGAGCAGGCCGATACCCGCCGTCACGCCGAGTCCCTGGGCCAGATGCTCTCTCAGGCCCTGTCGGCTCCCGAGGTGGCCGAGCGCCCGCTGGACGCCGTGGTCGCCGCCACCGGTCCAGCCCCCTTCACCGGGCTGCGGGCCGGACTGGTGACGGCCGGGGTCATCGGGCGCACCCGGGGCGTCCCCGTCCACGGCGTCTCCAGCCTCGACGCCGTCGCCCGCCGCGCCCTCGACGGCCTCGAAGCCCACGAGAGGCGGAAGGACCCCGTCGTCCTGGTCGCCACGGACGCCCGCAGGCGCGAGGTCTATGCGGCGCTCTTCCGCGCCAACGGTCCCGATGACGTCACCCGCCTGACCGAGATCTGCGTCTGCTCCCCGGCTCAGGTCGTCGAGCGCATTGCCGAGCAGGCGCCGCGGCAGGGCGGCGGAGTTGACACCATCGACGTCGTGGCCGGTTCCGGAGCCGCCCTCTACCCCGAGCTGGCGGAGACGGTCTCCTGCCACGAGGCCCTGGCCCCCGTCTCCGGTGACGCCCTCACCCAGGTGCGCATCGCCCTGGCCCGCCTCGAGCGCGGCGAGGAGCTGAGTACGCAGCCGCTCTACCTGCGTCACGCCGACGTGCAGATGCCGGCCGCGCGCAAGCGCGTGCGCTGA
- the alr gene encoding alanine racemase, which translates to MDSSATTPSTAPRSAAVRSAPSAAATSRAVIDLEAVAHNGRRLAQVAGVPWMAVVKADAYGHGLGPIALTALSAGASWLGVAQLAEALTLRSLLDEAGVSRPAGEPSAQAPRVLTWLLPVMEPARAAAEDSPLRAALAADLDLSVSTLPQLEALSAAARAQGRAARLHLKVDTGMSRGGAAPEELPALAVALRRAVDEGTVDVVGLWSHLSRADEPASGSTEEHLERYRQAEHVVRAAGLNPPIRHLAATGGLLWHPQARMDLVRAGIGLYGLSPDPSVATGAELGLRPAMRLESPLVQVKRIEAGQAVSYGGTWSAPTDRWVGLVPLGYSDGIPRAASSAGPVGVGGIMTSIVGRVCMDQVVVDLGPAVDETGAPLPAPARVGDAAVLWGAPEHGGVSDPEAVPTADEWAQVCGTINYEIVTRLGARVPRCYVGDHGTGDYSRP; encoded by the coding sequence ATGGACTCATCCGCAACGACCCCGTCCACCGCTCCGCGATCCGCGGCCGTCCGGTCCGCGCCGTCGGCGGCCGCCACCTCGCGGGCCGTCATCGATCTGGAGGCCGTGGCCCACAACGGGCGGCGTCTGGCGCAGGTGGCGGGCGTGCCGTGGATGGCCGTGGTCAAAGCCGACGCCTACGGTCACGGGCTGGGGCCGATCGCCTTGACCGCCCTGTCAGCGGGAGCCTCCTGGCTGGGGGTGGCCCAGCTCGCCGAGGCCCTGACCCTGCGCTCCCTTCTGGACGAGGCCGGTGTGAGCCGCCCGGCGGGGGAGCCCTCCGCCCAGGCTCCCCGGGTCCTCACCTGGCTCCTGCCCGTCATGGAGCCGGCCCGGGCGGCCGCCGAGGACTCGCCCCTGCGCGCCGCTCTGGCAGCCGACCTGGACCTGTCGGTCTCCACCCTGCCCCAGCTCGAGGCCCTGTCTGCGGCGGCCCGGGCGCAGGGGAGGGCGGCGCGTCTCCACCTCAAGGTCGACACCGGCATGTCGCGCGGCGGCGCCGCTCCTGAGGAGCTGCCCGCCCTGGCTGTCGCGCTGAGGCGGGCCGTGGATGAGGGGACGGTCGACGTTGTCGGCCTGTGGTCCCACCTGTCGCGCGCCGACGAACCGGCCAGCGGCTCCACCGAGGAGCACCTGGAGCGTTACCGGCAGGCCGAGCATGTCGTCCGAGCCGCCGGCCTCAACCCGCCCATTCGCCACCTCGCAGCCACCGGAGGGCTCCTGTGGCACCCGCAGGCCCGCATGGACCTGGTGCGCGCGGGGATCGGTCTGTACGGGCTGAGCCCCGACCCGTCCGTGGCCACCGGCGCCGAGCTCGGGCTGCGGCCCGCCATGCGCCTGGAGTCCCCTCTGGTGCAGGTCAAGCGCATCGAGGCCGGACAGGCCGTCTCCTACGGGGGAACCTGGAGCGCCCCCACCGACCGCTGGGTGGGGCTCGTGCCCCTGGGGTACTCCGACGGCATCCCCCGCGCCGCCAGCTCCGCCGGTCCGGTGGGAGTCGGCGGCATCATGACCTCCATCGTGGGGCGGGTGTGCATGGACCAGGTGGTCGTCGACCTCGGCCCGGCCGTGGACGAGACCGGCGCGCCCCTGCCAGCGCCGGCCCGGGTCGGAGACGCCGCCGTGCTCTGGGGCGCCCCGGAGCACGGCGGCGTCTCCGACCCGGAGGCCGTCCCCACCGCGGACGAGTGGGCGCAGGTCTGCGGCACCATCAACTACGAGATCGTGACCCGGTTGGGGGCTCGTGTCCCGCGCTGCTACGTCGGGGATCACGGCACGGGCGACTACTCTCGACCCTAG
- a CDS encoding holo-ACP synthase, with product MIRAVGTDLVDIPRLEGYMDRVPGLRERLFTPAELAACQGRAASLGARLAAKEAVLKALGSAYAELGLNAPPGWEYKEIEVTSTPGTPPRLRLTGATAMAARQAGIGHWHLSLAHDGGMAQAFVVAQADHVDNDDDLTLSSQRSEARTKRQIKSLRPAL from the coding sequence GTGATCCGCGCTGTAGGGACTGACCTGGTCGATATCCCCCGCCTCGAAGGCTACATGGACCGGGTGCCCGGCCTGCGCGAGCGACTCTTCACCCCTGCCGAGCTGGCCGCCTGCCAGGGGCGCGCCGCCTCCCTCGGAGCGCGCCTGGCCGCCAAGGAGGCGGTCCTCAAGGCCCTGGGGTCCGCCTACGCCGAGCTGGGGCTGAACGCGCCCCCGGGGTGGGAGTACAAGGAGATCGAGGTGACCTCCACACCCGGAACCCCGCCGCGCCTGCGCCTGACCGGGGCGACCGCGATGGCCGCGCGCCAGGCCGGCATCGGCCACTGGCACCTCTCCCTGGCTCACGACGGCGGCATGGCTCAGGCCTTCGTCGTCGCCCAGGCCGACCACGTCGACAACGATGACGACCTGACCCTGTCCTCCCAGCGCTCGGAGGCCCGCACGAAGCGGCAGATCAAGTCCCTGCGCCCCGCCCTGTAG